ATATATTTATGCCGGGTTTTCATCTAATTGCACCATGGAACGATTTATTAGTTTATAATGTTAAAGAGCAACAAAGTGAAGAAACAATGGATGTGCTTTCAAAAAACGGATTGTCAGTAAATATTGATGTTTCAGTAAGATTTAATCCAATATATGACAAAATTGGTAGTTTGCATGAAATTTTTGGAGTAAACTATATTAATACATTAGTAGTTCCCGAAGTTAGATCATCTGTAAGGCAAGTTGCCGGACGATACACACCAGAAGAAATATATTCAACTAAACGTGATGAAGTTGAAAAAACAATTATTTATGAAACTGCTATAATACTTAAAGAAAATAATATTGATATGAAAGCATTGCTTATCAGGTCAATAAATTTACCAAAAGACATTAAACAAGCAATCGAAAATAAATTAACAAGAGAAC
This genomic stretch from Bacteroidales bacterium harbors:
- a CDS encoding prohibitin family protein, translating into MKKSSTYIIIGSIIFLIIILSSNKMFYKLVPGERAVIFRQFTTGLDKDNIFMPGFHLIAPWNDLLVYNVKEQQSEETMDVLSKNGLSVNIDVSVRFNPIYDKIGSLHEIFGVNYINTLVVPEVRSSVRQVAGRYTPEEIYSTKRDEVEKTIIYETAIILKENNIDMKALLIRSINLPKDIKQAIENKLTREQEALSMEYVKDKERAEAERKIIEANGISKYNKIVNASLTERILKQKGIDATLKLSESPNAKVVVIGSGKDGMPLILGGN